In Paenibacillus kyungheensis, the following are encoded in one genomic region:
- a CDS encoding VWA domain-containing protein, whose translation MTPTHDEQKRLSRWRLILGAEAEQQLERQTSSEIEGITLTEEEQIMDQALAAIYDDTSGQEAQSGNNRNGGKGAGKGPSSPTLTRWLGDVRTFFPEDVVSIIQNDAMERKGWKQLLFEPEVLAQVKPDITLVGTLMALKGKIPEKTKETARLLIQSVVDDLVKRLEQDMRRAVTGALNRRQHSPLPSLSGIDWKRTIQRNLKHYNQERRQIIPEKFYYFDRARRSHEWKVIIDIDQSGSMADSIIWASVTASIFASMPALDTRVVAFDTSVVDLTEQCNNDPVDMLFGIQLGGGTNIDKSVAYCEQFIEEPKKTLFILISDLYEGGSQARLIRRMRELKEAGVKTLCLLALSDEGKPFYDKQLAQKFTRDGTPSFACTPALLPALVEGALKGQDLSDLVKRLGIAID comes from the coding sequence ATGACTCCTACTCATGATGAACAGAAAAGATTGTCCCGTTGGCGATTGATTCTAGGAGCTGAAGCAGAGCAACAGTTAGAACGCCAGACTTCTAGCGAAATCGAAGGAATAACACTGACAGAAGAAGAACAGATTATGGATCAAGCATTAGCAGCCATTTATGATGATACTTCAGGTCAGGAAGCGCAGTCAGGTAACAACCGAAATGGTGGCAAAGGCGCAGGCAAAGGGCCCTCTTCACCGACATTAACACGCTGGCTGGGAGATGTACGTACTTTTTTTCCAGAAGATGTTGTATCTATTATTCAAAATGATGCGATGGAACGTAAAGGGTGGAAGCAGCTATTATTTGAACCGGAAGTGTTAGCTCAGGTCAAACCTGATATTACACTTGTCGGCACTCTTATGGCACTCAAAGGCAAAATTCCAGAGAAGACCAAAGAAACGGCACGTTTACTTATTCAATCGGTAGTGGATGATTTGGTCAAACGATTGGAACAAGATATGCGCCGTGCAGTAACAGGGGCGCTAAATCGCAGGCAACATTCTCCCTTGCCTTCATTAAGCGGAATCGATTGGAAGCGAACGATTCAACGTAACCTCAAGCATTATAATCAGGAGCGTCGTCAGATTATTCCTGAAAAGTTTTATTATTTTGATCGAGCACGTCGTAGTCACGAATGGAAAGTGATTATTGATATTGATCAGAGTGGATCTATGGCAGATTCGATTATTTGGGCTTCAGTAACCGCTTCTATTTTTGCTAGTATGCCTGCTCTGGATACAAGAGTAGTCGCTTTTGACACCAGTGTTGTTGATCTCACTGAACAATGCAACAATGATCCGGTAGATATGTTGTTCGGGATACAGCTAGGTGGAGGAACCAATATTGATAAGTCTGTTGCTTATTGTGAACAATTTATCGAAGAACCCAAAAAGACATTGTTTATTTTGATCTCTGATCTATATGAAGGTGGTAGTCAGGCACGCCTAATTCGCCGTATGCGTGAACTGAAAGAAGCAGGTGTCAAAACATTATGTCTATTAGCTTTATCAGATGAAGGTAAGCCTTTTTATGATAAGCAATTAGCACAAAAATTTACCCGTGATGGTACGCCGAGCTTTGCTTGCACACCAGCACTACTCCCTGCACTGGTTGAAGGTGCTCTTAAAGGTCAAGATTTGAGTGATCTAGTGAAACGTTTGGGGATTGCTATCGACTAA
- a CDS encoding histidine phosphatase family protein, protein MKSIFLIRHCQAEGQAPDAQLTTLGQEQSMYLADFLNDFSIDYIVSSPYERAYRTIEPLASRRSLSIHTDIDLQERVLSQENLPDWLEKLRLTFDDLDLCYTGGESSRQAMDRGIAVLDKAIRTDAKQIAVVSHGNLISLLLKYYDEQIQFEHWQALSNPDVYQLVFDDKYQLIRMQRIWQ, encoded by the coding sequence ATGAAGTCTATTTTTCTTATTCGTCATTGTCAGGCAGAAGGGCAAGCACCTGATGCACAGTTAACTACGCTCGGACAAGAACAGTCGATGTATTTAGCTGATTTTTTAAATGATTTTTCGATCGATTATATTGTATCTAGCCCTTATGAACGAGCTTATCGCACGATCGAACCGCTTGCTAGTAGAAGATCATTATCAATTCATACAGATATTGATCTACAAGAACGAGTATTGTCTCAAGAAAATCTACCCGATTGGTTAGAAAAGCTCAGATTAACATTTGATGATCTGGATCTGTGTTATACCGGTGGGGAATCGAGCCGGCAAGCGATGGATCGAGGGATAGCTGTACTTGATAAAGCGATACGTACTGATGCGAAGCAGATTGCAGTGGTCTCGCATGGTAATTTGATCTCCCTATTGCTTAAATATTATGACGAGCAGATTCAATTCGAACACTGGCAAGCTTTGTCTAATCCTGATGTGTATCAATTGGTATTTGATGATAAATATCAGTTGATTCGTATGCAGCGGATCTGGCAATAA
- a CDS encoding DUF1273 domain-containing protein — MKNLLVTGYRAHELNIFGQKHEGIPFIQQALRSKLIPLIEEGLEWVITPGQYGVDLWACEVVIALKEQYPQLRLSIISAFANPEEKWSEDKKTYYEEICKGVDYYGLVSKQPYQGIWQFTARDDLLFRKTDGILLVYDEDGGEGSPRFFKEKALKKQQSDGYVYISISSEDIQSIADEQQLDQQLEESFTESPTDMIDATNPNIDPFEEI, encoded by the coding sequence ATGAAGAATTTACTGGTAACCGGTTATCGTGCGCATGAGCTGAATATTTTTGGACAAAAGCATGAAGGTATTCCTTTTATTCAGCAAGCATTGCGTAGCAAATTAATTCCATTGATCGAAGAAGGATTGGAATGGGTGATTACGCCGGGGCAGTACGGTGTAGATTTGTGGGCATGTGAAGTGGTGATTGCACTCAAAGAACAATATCCTCAATTACGATTATCGATTATTTCAGCATTTGCCAATCCAGAAGAAAAGTGGAGTGAAGATAAAAAGACCTATTATGAAGAGATTTGTAAAGGGGTCGACTATTATGGTCTGGTGAGCAAGCAGCCCTATCAAGGGATTTGGCAATTTACTGCTCGGGATGATTTGTTATTTCGCAAAACAGACGGTATTTTGTTAGTTTATGATGAAGATGGAGGCGAGGGTAGCCCTCGATTTTTTAAAGAAAAAGCGTTAAAAAAACAGCAGTCTGATGGATATGTATATATCAGTATCAGTTCGGAAGATATTCAAAGTATCGCAGATGAACAGCAACTCGATCAGCAATTAGAAGAATCGTTTACAGAATCGCCGACTGATATGATCGATGCAACCAATCCGAATATTGATCCTTTTGAAGAGATTTGA
- a CDS encoding DUF523 domain-containing protein, producing the protein MIGISACLTGIACRYDGRSNLVQPLDQLIQQGKAVAFCPEVLGGLTTPREPAEIVGGTAEDVWLGNAKVITISGKDVTESFQAGAKRALEQAQQAKITVAVLKANSPSCGSQMVYDGTFSGNKIIGSGLTAVLFRQNNIQVVDEHTCGFLLEENKLL; encoded by the coding sequence ATGATTGGTATCAGCGCGTGTCTGACCGGTATTGCCTGTAGATATGATGGAAGAAGCAACCTCGTACAACCGTTAGATCAACTGATTCAGCAAGGCAAAGCAGTAGCTTTTTGCCCTGAAGTGTTAGGTGGTCTGACTACACCACGCGAACCAGCAGAGATTGTAGGGGGAACAGCCGAAGATGTGTGGTTAGGCAATGCGAAAGTGATCACGATTTCAGGCAAAGATGTAACTGAATCGTTTCAAGCAGGAGCCAAAAGAGCATTGGAACAGGCGCAACAAGCGAAAATTACTGTTGCAGTGCTAAAAGCCAATAGTCCTTCGTGCGGAAGTCAGATGGTCTATGATGGTACATTTAGCGGTAATAAAATCATTGGTTCCGGTCTAACCGCAGTTCTTTTTCGGCAAAATAATATTCAAGTAGTCGATGAGCATACCTGTGGTTTTTTGTTAGAGGAAAATAAGCTACTGTAG
- a CDS encoding cupin domain-containing protein: protein MTKTFKYRLEQQTAYKHSGGTMREVSVNDFPVSTAMTGVSLRLAPGTLRELHWHTNASEWGYVVSGSCRTTVLHPDGTTYIDNFNSGDVWYFPKGYGHSIQGIGTDECHIIQIMNNGTFTEKHTFSITDFIAQTPIELVAQNLGISIAEAQQLPTQESYFASGPVPDDSTLDATARSTTGLTSMHRYPLMAQDPKRVPGGGTERVASARLFPISTNMTGAIIEIQPGALREMHWHPNTDEWQYYISGTARMAVFLGKGELIEDQFEAGDVGYVPEGAGHYIYNNGTEVCRILVGFNNGQHETIDLTKWISSTPDDVLATNLEINREQVSQLPQRHWFIAPAPLQ, encoded by the coding sequence ATGACAAAAACATTCAAATACAGGCTTGAACAACAAACAGCTTATAAACATAGCGGTGGTACAATGCGCGAAGTCTCGGTGAACGACTTTCCTGTATCGACAGCAATGACAGGTGTATCGTTGCGACTAGCTCCAGGCACGTTGAGAGAATTACACTGGCATACCAATGCTTCGGAATGGGGATATGTAGTCAGCGGAAGTTGTCGCACAACAGTTTTGCATCCTGATGGTACAACGTACATAGATAACTTTAACAGTGGAGATGTATGGTATTTTCCCAAAGGATATGGGCATTCGATTCAAGGGATTGGAACAGACGAATGTCATATTATTCAGATTATGAACAATGGTACGTTTACCGAAAAACATACCTTTAGTATTACAGACTTTATTGCGCAGACTCCTATCGAGTTGGTTGCTCAAAATTTGGGCATTTCGATTGCAGAAGCACAGCAATTACCGACACAAGAGTCTTATTTCGCCTCTGGACCTGTACCGGATGATTCGACTCTAGATGCTACAGCACGTAGTACGACAGGGCTTACCAGTATGCATCGCTATCCACTTATGGCTCAAGATCCTAAGCGTGTTCCCGGTGGAGGTACAGAACGGGTAGCTTCGGCACGTCTATTCCCTATTTCTACAAATATGACAGGGGCTATTATCGAGATTCAACCGGGCGCTTTACGAGAAATGCACTGGCATCCCAATACCGATGAATGGCAATATTATATAAGTGGCACAGCACGAATGGCTGTTTTTCTAGGAAAAGGAGAACTGATCGAAGATCAATTTGAAGCAGGCGATGTAGGTTATGTACCTGAAGGTGCAGGGCACTATATTTACAATAATGGAACAGAAGTCTGCCGAATCTTAGTCGGATTCAACAATGGACAACACGAGACGATAGATCTGACCAAATGGATCTCTAGTACACCGGATGATGTGCTAGCAACGAATCTGGAAATCAATCGTGAACAAGTAAGCCAATTGCCGCAACGCCACTGGTTTATCGCTCCTGCTCCTTTACAGTAA
- a CDS encoding ABC transporter permease, with protein sequence MLYYVIRRLGIAIPVLLGITILNFIIINLAPGNPAELLLDPNTSQAMIDAKKERLGLDQPFYIQYWIWLVSLLQGNMGYSYSSFAPVSQLISERIGPTLLLTFVSLIVSIMISIPIGIFSAVKRNSRWDYIITGLAFVGTSLPQFFLGLALIYWFALKLQWLPTGGIEPLEGGDLTQRVIHMILPVTVLSVAIIGKKVRYVRASMLDVLKQDYLQTARAKGLSGYIVIYRHALRNALIPIITVFGMEVPLLLGGSVIVEQVFQWPGIGQLTIQSVLSRDYPVIMGLNLVAALIVLIVNLFTDLLYRWVDPRVQYE encoded by the coding sequence ATGCTGTATTACGTGATTCGTAGACTCGGTATTGCGATTCCTGTACTGCTGGGCATTACAATTTTGAATTTTATTATTATCAATCTTGCACCAGGTAATCCAGCAGAGTTGTTACTTGATCCGAATACCAGTCAGGCGATGATTGATGCGAAAAAAGAGCGATTAGGATTAGATCAACCTTTTTATATTCAATATTGGATATGGCTGGTGAGCCTTCTGCAAGGCAATATGGGATATTCATATAGTTCATTTGCACCTGTATCTCAATTGATTAGCGAGCGTATTGGCCCTACATTGTTACTTACTTTTGTTTCTTTGATTGTGAGTATTATGATTTCGATTCCAATCGGCATTTTTAGCGCCGTGAAGCGCAATAGTCGTTGGGATTACATCATTACAGGTTTGGCTTTTGTAGGCACATCATTACCGCAATTTTTTTTAGGATTAGCGCTTATTTATTGGTTTGCTTTGAAGTTACAATGGCTACCTACAGGAGGGATTGAACCATTAGAAGGAGGAGATTTGACACAAAGAGTCATACATATGATTCTGCCTGTAACTGTGTTATCCGTAGCGATTATAGGCAAAAAAGTACGATATGTTCGTGCCAGTATGTTAGATGTGCTCAAACAAGATTATTTGCAGACTGCACGAGCAAAAGGGTTATCCGGTTATATTGTGATCTATCGTCATGCGCTTCGTAATGCACTGATCCCGATCATTACGGTTTTTGGTATGGAAGTTCCATTGTTATTGGGAGGCAGTGTAATTGTAGAGCAAGTTTTTCAGTGGCCGGGGATTGGACAGTTAACGATCCAGTCGGTTTTATCACGCGACTATCCTGTCATTATGGGCTTGAATTTGGTCGCTGCATTGATTGTATTGATCGTGAATCTATTTACTGATTTGTTATATCGTTGGGTCGATCCTCGTGTGCAGTATGAATAA
- the opp4C gene encoding oligopeptide ABC transporter permease, which yields MFLWQKGLKAEGDRFKAYWKESMQPGNERYSVQIWYRFAQHKLALLGLLVTLLLIIISIIAPWIAPYNPSLVMDQFSAPPSANHWLGTDQVGRDVLSRLIYATRISMIVGFGAVAIYVTIGTVIGLVAGYFGGWIDMIVMRVTDVVMSFPYLIIILVVVSVLGSGLGTIVLVISLFSWPTVARLVRGSVMTIRHLDYIQASIVMGMGKTRILFRQILPNTLGPIIVNATFGVAGAILSEAGLSFLGMGIQPPIPSWGNMLTDAQSFSLLTDQPWLWLPAGIMLLITVLAINFVGDGLRDAFDPK from the coding sequence TTGTTTCTCTGGCAAAAAGGGCTAAAGGCAGAAGGAGATCGCTTCAAAGCCTATTGGAAAGAGTCGATGCAACCAGGAAATGAAAGGTATAGTGTACAGATTTGGTATCGATTTGCTCAACACAAATTAGCGTTGTTAGGTCTACTGGTTACGTTGCTATTAATCATCATCAGTATCATCGCTCCGTGGATAGCTCCTTATAATCCCAGTCTGGTCATGGATCAATTCTCTGCTCCCCCTTCAGCTAACCACTGGTTAGGCACAGATCAGGTTGGAAGAGATGTGCTCAGCCGCTTAATTTATGCTACTCGCATATCAATGATTGTTGGGTTTGGAGCTGTGGCTATCTATGTGACGATTGGAACAGTGATAGGCTTAGTCGCAGGTTATTTTGGGGGTTGGATCGATATGATTGTGATGCGGGTAACAGATGTCGTCATGTCTTTTCCCTATCTAATTATTATTCTGGTCGTTGTAAGTGTACTCGGTTCAGGATTAGGAACCATTGTATTAGTAATCTCCTTGTTCTCATGGCCTACTGTTGCAAGATTGGTTAGAGGCAGTGTAATGACTATTCGGCATCTGGATTATATACAAGCAAGTATCGTAATGGGGATGGGCAAAACACGTATTTTGTTTCGGCAAATTTTACCCAATACATTGGGACCTATTATTGTAAATGCCACATTTGGTGTAGCTGGAGCTATTTTGAGTGAGGCAGGACTTAGCTTTCTAGGTATGGGAATTCAGCCGCCAATTCCTAGTTGGGGCAATATGTTAACCGATGCACAGTCATTCAGCTTGCTGACTGATCAACCGTGGTTATGGTTGCCCGCAGGCATCATGTTATTGATTACTGTATTGGCGATTAACTTTGTTGGTGATGGATTACGCGATGCTTTTGATCCTAAATAA
- a CDS encoding ABC transporter substrate-binding protein, whose amino-acid sequence MKMRYRATLATMIVAVLLVLSACGATNNSTQIASTQGATAASEGGKTVTIGIVNSPVTLNQINDQGDSASTTIQHLINDSLLDVDDQLKFTPKLADSIDTTDHQNYTVHLNKDAKWSDGQPFTTKDVEFTLLTALNPQVETTLRLFFIEGLDDTGKLKEGQNKITGLTIVDDHTFKIKTKAPIDPDIFNESFASKIYFLPEHILKDVAPDQLATNEYFQKPEVTIGPFKFAKFLKDQYFQVVKNDQYYRSVPKLDQIFVKVLPATNLVAQLQTGEIQMNSLPVGLIPITEYDKVKSLPDINLTSSQTTEPVEIFFNTETIQNPKVRQAIAYALNRQQIVTQLLKGQAELIDGSIPSSNQYAATDIPKYTYDPAKAQALLQEAGWDANQTLRFLVPVGNKVREQAADILEQNLEAVGIKVDIQKFDFPTLMQKTDSKDYDITIFTRDYYVDPSRYFNMFESDNANNIVGYRNPKLDQLLKDGRAESDPAKRKIIYHQVQEILHEDVPSLGVYSEKRLQAVSKKVKVGQPLNIGMFNHVNEWDSQ is encoded by the coding sequence ATGAAAATGAGATACCGCGCTACATTAGCTACAATGATCGTTGCTGTACTATTGGTGCTATCTGCATGTGGAGCAACAAATAACAGCACCCAAATCGCTTCTACCCAAGGAGCTACAGCCGCTTCAGAGGGCGGTAAAACAGTCACTATTGGTATCGTCAATTCACCTGTAACGCTTAACCAGATCAACGATCAGGGGGATTCAGCTTCAACGACAATTCAGCATTTGATCAATGATTCTTTATTAGACGTAGATGATCAATTAAAATTCACCCCCAAATTAGCAGATTCAATCGATACAACGGATCATCAAAATTATACCGTTCATTTGAATAAAGATGCAAAATGGAGCGATGGACAACCTTTTACGACCAAAGATGTAGAGTTCACCTTATTAACAGCGCTTAATCCGCAAGTCGAAACGACACTACGTCTCTTTTTTATCGAAGGCTTAGATGATACGGGTAAATTAAAAGAAGGTCAGAACAAGATCACAGGCTTAACGATTGTCGATGATCATACCTTCAAAATTAAAACCAAAGCACCGATTGATCCTGATATCTTTAATGAAAGTTTTGCTTCCAAAATTTACTTTTTACCTGAACATATTCTCAAAGATGTAGCGCCTGATCAGCTAGCTACGAATGAATATTTTCAAAAACCAGAAGTAACTATAGGTCCTTTCAAATTTGCCAAATTCCTCAAAGATCAATATTTTCAAGTGGTCAAAAATGATCAATACTATCGTTCAGTTCCTAAGCTAGATCAGATTTTTGTAAAAGTATTACCTGCTACTAATTTGGTTGCTCAGTTGCAGACAGGTGAGATTCAGATGAACTCGCTACCTGTAGGACTGATTCCAATCACTGAATATGATAAAGTCAAAAGCTTACCGGATATCAATCTAACGTCCAGTCAGACGACAGAGCCGGTAGAAATCTTTTTCAATACCGAGACAATTCAGAATCCTAAAGTTCGTCAAGCGATAGCCTATGCGCTGAATCGGCAACAAATTGTTACACAGTTGCTTAAAGGACAAGCAGAATTAATCGATGGTTCGATTCCAAGTAGTAATCAATATGCGGCTACCGATATTCCTAAATACACCTATGACCCTGCCAAAGCACAAGCCTTGTTACAAGAAGCAGGATGGGATGCTAATCAGACGCTTCGTTTCCTTGTGCCTGTTGGTAATAAAGTACGTGAGCAAGCAGCCGATATTTTGGAGCAAAATTTGGAAGCTGTAGGCATCAAAGTAGATATTCAAAAGTTCGATTTTCCAACATTGATGCAAAAAACAGACAGCAAAGATTATGATATAACTATCTTTACACGCGATTATTACGTAGACCCAAGCCGTTATTTTAATATGTTTGAATCCGATAATGCCAATAATATTGTTGGGTATAGAAATCCGAAGTTAGATCAATTATTAAAAGACGGTCGTGCAGAATCAGACCCTGCCAAGCGCAAAATCATTTACCATCAAGTGCAAGAAATTCTACATGAAGATGTTCCTTCCCTTGGGGTATATTCGGAGAAACGTCTACAAGCTGTATCGAAAAAAGTAAAAGTGGGACAGCCACTGAATATAGGAATGTTTAATCACGTAAATGAATGGGATAGCCAATAA
- the nirB gene encoding nitrite reductase large subunit NirB, with protein sequence MTATRERLILIGNGMAGVATLEQIIKLGGQYDITVFGSEPHPNYNRIMLSYVLEGTQTIDDIILNSHEWYEQNQITLHTGTTVTRIDAEQQMIHTDNGMMVPYDKVIIATGSQSFILPIPGHDKQGVVGFRDIADCHQMIDAAAHYPQAAVIGGGLLGLEAAKGLVSLGMDVTVVHLMDDLMERQLDSVAASMLRKELERQGIKFLMGTQTVELLGGERVEQLLFKDGTTLPAQFVVMAAGIKPNIAVATQSDIKTGRGIIVNDYLQTSVDHIYAVGECVQHRENCYGLVAPLFEQGMILAKHLCGIDTRPYEGSVVSTKLKISGVDVFSAGVFIENEHQSVITARDDWKRTYKKIILEDQTIVGAVLFGDITDAAPLQKLIRDSAPMTDELYAELMGTGGCDHSKKKSSVDTMADSEIVCGCNGVTKLDIVSAIQEKGLTTVDEIKACTGASRSCGGCKPVVEQILQYVLGDGATIGASQGMCSCTPLSRDEVVAGIQAKGLKTIKEVMNVLEWKQPEGCSKCRPAINYYLGMLDPEQYQDEKSSRFVNERMNANIQKDGTYTVVPRMYGGVTIPEELKRIADVSVKYNVQAVKMTGGQRIDLIGVVKEDLPKVWEELDMPSGYAYAKSLRTVKTCVGAQYCRFGTQDSMGMGADLERRFERLDFPAKFKMAVNGCPRNCAESCTKDIGIVGNDGGWEIFIGGNGGIKARLADSLCKVKTDQELIDLCGAIIQYYRETGKYLERTSEWVERIGLPAIYEAVVNNVENRQQLIERVNLALAQVEDPWQKVINDTATREALFHKMEV encoded by the coding sequence ATGACAGCAACAAGAGAACGACTGATTCTAATCGGTAACGGGATGGCAGGGGTTGCCACGTTAGAACAAATTATCAAATTAGGCGGGCAATACGATATTACGGTATTCGGTAGCGAGCCACATCCAAACTACAATCGGATTATGTTGTCTTATGTACTGGAAGGCACGCAGACGATTGACGATATTATTTTGAATAGTCATGAATGGTATGAGCAAAATCAAATCACATTGCATACAGGTACAACAGTCACTCGTATCGATGCTGAGCAACAAATGATCCACACGGATAATGGGATGATGGTTCCTTATGACAAAGTGATTATCGCGACAGGATCACAATCGTTTATTTTGCCTATACCGGGTCATGATAAGCAAGGGGTTGTCGGTTTCCGTGATATTGCGGATTGTCATCAAATGATCGATGCCGCGGCACATTACCCGCAAGCCGCAGTGATTGGTGGAGGATTGTTAGGCTTAGAAGCAGCTAAAGGATTAGTTAGTCTAGGAATGGATGTTACTGTTGTTCATTTGATGGATGATCTGATGGAACGTCAACTCGATTCTGTAGCCGCATCGATGTTACGCAAAGAATTAGAACGTCAAGGAATCAAATTCCTGATGGGTACCCAGACTGTAGAGTTGCTAGGTGGAGAGCGAGTAGAACAATTATTGTTCAAAGATGGCACAACATTGCCTGCTCAATTCGTAGTGATGGCAGCCGGAATCAAGCCTAATATTGCTGTAGCTACACAAAGTGATATTAAGACAGGTCGGGGCATTATCGTTAATGACTATTTGCAGACATCGGTAGATCATATTTATGCGGTCGGTGAATGTGTACAACATAGAGAAAACTGTTATGGATTAGTTGCTCCTTTATTTGAACAAGGTATGATTTTGGCGAAACATTTATGTGGTATCGATACCCGGCCGTATGAAGGTTCTGTCGTATCAACCAAGCTTAAAATTTCAGGTGTTGATGTATTTTCCGCAGGCGTATTTATTGAAAATGAACACCAATCAGTGATTACAGCACGTGATGATTGGAAACGTACGTATAAAAAAATCATTTTAGAAGACCAGACAATTGTCGGTGCTGTTCTATTCGGCGATATTACAGATGCAGCTCCATTGCAAAAATTAATTCGTGATAGCGCACCGATGACCGATGAATTATATGCAGAATTGATGGGTACAGGCGGATGCGATCATAGCAAAAAGAAATCGTCTGTCGATACGATGGCAGATAGCGAAATTGTCTGTGGTTGTAACGGTGTAACCAAGCTTGATATTGTAAGTGCTATTCAAGAAAAAGGATTAACTACTGTCGATGAGATCAAAGCATGTACAGGAGCTAGTCGTTCATGTGGCGGTTGTAAGCCGGTTGTAGAACAGATTCTACAGTATGTATTAGGTGATGGAGCCACTATTGGAGCCAGTCAAGGAATGTGTAGCTGTACACCGCTTAGTCGTGATGAAGTCGTAGCAGGTATCCAAGCAAAAGGGCTCAAAACGATCAAAGAAGTCATGAATGTACTGGAGTGGAAGCAACCGGAAGGCTGTTCAAAATGTCGTCCTGCGATCAATTACTATCTAGGTATGCTTGATCCAGAACAATATCAAGATGAGAAATCGTCCCGTTTTGTCAATGAACGGATGAACGCTAATATTCAAAAAGACGGTACGTATACAGTGGTTCCTCGTATGTATGGCGGAGTAACCATACCGGAAGAGTTAAAACGCATCGCAGATGTATCGGTCAAATACAATGTACAAGCAGTGAAAATGACCGGTGGACAACGGATCGACTTAATCGGTGTAGTCAAAGAAGATTTGCCAAAAGTGTGGGAAGAATTAGATATGCCTTCTGGTTACGCGTATGCCAAATCATTACGAACAGTCAAAACATGTGTAGGCGCTCAATATTGCCGCTTTGGTACACAGGATTCGATGGGCATGGGAGCAGATCTAGAACGTCGTTTTGAACGCTTGGATTTCCCTGCCAAATTCAAAATGGCAGTTAACGGTTGTCCTCGTAACTGTGCAGAATCGTGTACCAAAGATATCGGTATTGTCGGCAATGATGGGGGTTGGGAAATCTTTATTGGGGGTAATGGAGGAATCAAAGCTCGTCTGGCAGATTCGTTATGCAAAGTCAAAACCGATCAAGAATTGATCGATCTATGCGGAGCGATTATTCAGTATTACCGCGAAACAGGTAAATATTTAGAAAGAACATCTGAATGGGTAGAGCGTATCGGCTTACCCGCTATCTATGAAGCTGTAGTGAACAATGTAGAGAATCGTCAGCAATTAATCGAACGTGTGAATCTTGCGCTTGCTCAGGTGGAAGATCCGTGGCAAAAAGTGATTAACGATACTGCTACTCGTGAAGCTCTTTTTCATAAAATGGAAGTCTAA
- the nirD gene encoding nitrite reductase small subunit NirD, protein MNNTHTFYPIGSIDQFLPQIGRVVQLQQVELAIFRTSNEEVFALENKSPHPKGGPIAEGIVSGHILYDPLYDWQIDLRTGSVQAPDEGQVTVFPTKVEAGKVWVQYSY, encoded by the coding sequence ATGAATAACACGCACACATTTTATCCAATCGGATCAATCGATCAATTTTTGCCACAGATCGGACGAGTTGTACAATTGCAACAGGTAGAGCTAGCAATTTTCCGTACCTCGAATGAAGAAGTATTTGCCCTTGAAAATAAAAGTCCTCATCCCAAAGGTGGGCCGATTGCAGAAGGAATCGTATCCGGGCATATCTTGTATGATCCGCTGTATGATTGGCAAATTGATCTACGAACAGGAAGTGTACAAGCACCGGACGAAGGACAGGTAACAGTATTTCCTACCAAAGTAGAAGCAGGCAAAGTATGGGTGCAGTACTCCTATTAA